The Stigmatopora argus isolate UIUO_Sarg chromosome 1, RoL_Sarg_1.0, whole genome shotgun sequence genome segment TAAAGCACACAAAATGAATCCACTTCCTtattatcttcatttttttgaaaatggtTTCCACAATAAACGatgaatgatcatttttcagATATCGCCGTTGAATTCTTCCAGAAGTCTGCCCCAAGCCCAATCCGGAAACTCCACAAGAAATACGCCGTTCAGGTTTCCAGGTCAGcacaattttcattttcttttttaccgTAATGAagacaaaactttttttccccggaGCCTACTTTCAGAACTCTTAGTGCGGAAATTACGGTCATTGAGTTTTCATTACGAAATATAAGTTATACTTTTtattccacttttatttttgaGGATAAGGATTGGAatcgggttaaaaaaaaaaaaaaaattatatgaacTCTAAGTGCGGAAATTACGGTAATTTAGTTTTCATTACAAAATATAAGTTATACTTTTtattccacttttattttttaagataagGATTGgaattgggttaaaaaaaataatacggACTCTTAGTATGGAAATTACGGTAATTTAGTTTTCATCACAAAATATAAGATATActttttttcagtcatttctTGGTCTGCCTATTTATGAAAAACAATATACCCAAAATtctaccatttttttaacatagattggaaaaaaaattggtgaCAGGCgcctagtggttagcacgtcggctcgcagttctggggtcggggGTTCGAGCCCAGGTGGGTCTTAACTCTATGGAAGTTTGCAGTTTCTTCGCCCTGCagtttttccttattttttgtttatttattcccataaacatacatgctaggctaatttagcgctctaaattgcccctagctacaaaTGATTGGTCgcttgtctcctcgtgccctgcgattggctcaccACCCATTCTAAGGGTCTCGcggctggtgcccgtagttagctccagcaccccccacgaccctggtGGGgataggcggttcagaaaatgaatgaatgtttcagtGATTAGCTTCATCTACTGGTAGAGCGGAGAAATACAAGCATGTTTCTCAAGGTATTATTCTATTGTTATTGTTaaggatttgattttgattttttcctTTGCAGGGAAGCTTGCATTTCACCGTGCGCCATGATGTTAGCGCTGGTTTACATCGAAAGGCTCCGAAATAGAAACCCCGAGTACCTCCAAAAGATCTCCTCCTCTGACCTCTTCTTGATCTCCATGGTACGTCCGTCCAAATAATTCTTTTTATTATCTTATTTTCCAccaattattacttttttttcattgttgttgttgttgttcattcCGCCGTCCGCCTCCCCTTCAATCTGATTGGACGATTACGAGTGAGCAATTCATTTGAGTTGACAGCACAAGCATAAAAAGAGCTTTCCAGGGTGGCCATGTTGGTACAGACAACCTTCCCATCAAAATCAATGCGTTGACAGCACAAGCTCAAAAAGGAATTCcagggcagccatgttggtacaGACAACCTTCCCATCAAAGTCGATGCGTTGACTGCACAAGCATAAAAAGAGCTTTCCAGGGCGGACATGTTGGTACAGGCAACCTTCCCATCAAAATCAATGCGTTGACAGCACAAGCTCAAAAAGGAATTCcagggcagccatgttggtacaGACAACCTTCCCATCAAAGTCGATGCGTTGACTGCACAAGCATAAAAAGAGCTTTCCAGGGCGGACATGTTGGTACAGGCAAACTTCCCATCAAAGTAAATGCGTTGACAGCACAGGCATAAAAGGAGCTTTCcatggcggccatgttggtacagACAAACTTCCCATCAAAGTCAATGCGTTGACTTCCAAAtcacttcattcattttctgaactggctcgcgaggggtgccggagctcaCCCTGGCTAACTACGGGCgccgtgaatcggtggccggccaatagCGGGGCAcggggagacaaacaaccaattgtgtcatagctaggaacaagttagcataTAATTAacctagcattcatgttttttgggatgaagGAAGAAACCGGAATGCCTGGAGAAAGCCACACAAAATACAcagtgggatcgaaccctcgacctcagaactgcgaggccggaGCGCGGAGCGCTAACCACTAGTCCACCGGATTGAAATCAATTGAAATCTTATTTCTCAACTCCTTTTTAAGGATTGACGTCTGTTAGCTCGACCGCGGACGCCGCCGAGCGTCCAATCCGTTCAAAGTGGGAGGCGGCCAACGAAGCAACATCCCGTCTGGTTTTAAAGGAACGCTAACGTTGTTTGCTATCTCCTCAGATGGTCGCCAGCAAGTACCTGTACGACGAaggcgaggaagaggaggtcTTCAACGACGAGTGGGGGGCCGCCGGGAAACTGGACGTGGAAACCGTCAACAAACTGGAAATGGATTTCCTGAGCGCCATCGTAAGTCGCCCGCCGCTCGCCAACCTCTTCACTTCGCCATCCAAAACCTCCTTGGTGTCCGTTCCCGTAGGATTGGAGTCTCTTCACCGGGGCGCACGACTTCTCGGAGGCCCTGGGTCGGCTGGAGAGCAGGTACGCCGAGTCGGACACCCTCGCCAACCCGTTTTTTTAACCGTGTCTGAAACTGAGCCTTTTTGAATCGACAGCGTGGCGCGGCGCGAAGGGACGATGCGAGGCTGGTTCACCTACACCGACATTTGCGTGCTGCTGGAGCAAGCGGCGTGGACGGACGCGCTCGTGGACGTCTACCAGCACTTGATTAAGGTCAGTGGGCGGGGTCTCGCACCACGATCAaggttttgaaatgttttattggccgagtggttagcgcggggcggggttgggcaaactttttggcccgggggggggggggggggcacattgactttaaaaatttgacaggcgggtgggccgggtcagcacaagatacgatacatataaaaaactgcatccgttaacagtacatatgaaacataaacagaaaaaaggactaaagtatgaacatactcatcactcatctgggatttatggggtgctttcttggtttccatcagactaaaggtctgttcacacatatgtagagccaaataagaccagaatcctctgtgccattttctggatgtttggaaatttggctgcacttcaCGAATCATAAAACTCCGAGAccttcagggagttgaacttgtcacattggagatcaatcagttccaacggcaactcctgtggagccctttccgggtcttgtgagaaaggacatgacacaaaatcacaaaacccacggcagaattgctcatgccggtcatccaatgatttcctgtattttttcacatgcgggggcctCTTTTGACGCAACCAGTgcgggaaatgagcaaatgacttgtctgatatttgcttgaaaaataaaaccagcttggttttgaaggcggaagctttgcttgcatttcatgcacaaacagttttttttcctttgtagcttcacattcagctcattcatgtgtgtcaggatgtccacagtaaaagttaaacgttcagaaatgtgtcagtattctcaagtaATCTCCTGTTTGAGCTCCCACatatttacatacttttactagaCTAATGCGCCATCTAtcagggaaacgagggtattgcagggaaatgaatgaggtcattgatttttactataatttggacaacgtcggcgggccggattaaaaagcctaacgggccgtgtatggcccgcgggccctagtttgcccatgtctgctcTAAACACTAGCTAATTAACccccgtttttcttttttaatgaccCGGATTTAATGAAGCTTCACTACTTTTATCCAGAAAGAACATTTCTGAAAAATTGCTGTATTTTCGCAGTTCAAAgcccaaaaaaatggaggaaaagcTAATAGCTTTAGCCTGGCACTTTCTGCAGCATTCTCATTggtgttttattatttgtatttttcaggtTTTCTGCATGCTAGGCTTTCTCTACCTGACCGGCATGGCGGGCGTCATCGCCACCGGCGGCGTCCTCCACCAACTCAGCCTCAGTCCAAGCAACCGGAACCCATTGGCGTCCCCGGACCAGGTCGCCCCGTCGCTCCTCGACGTCACGGCGCCGTCCAACGAGACCCTAGACTGCCACGCAGACCTCGCCGCTCCATACGAACCCCGCCAAACCCCTTCGCTTCACCCCAACACGACGATATCCCGTCTCTGGGCCACCCGGCTCGCCTCGTTGGGATCGGGGCTCAAGGAAACCACGCTGGAGTCGCCGGACAACTGGTctacgccattttgtcgtggaGTCATCGCCAACAAGTCCGCCGTATTCGCCCGGCACGGGTCCTGGCTGGCCTCCTTCTGACGGGAAATGGACTCACCCGATGCGTTTCCAAGAACCCAAGACCTCGTCATCCAAGTTCGGCACCCTTTACGAGATCTCCTCGAGACTGACTAGCCCGCTACAGTTTGCTGCTAATCGTCACGTAGTCTGGAGGGAGGAGACAGCactgttttttggtttgttttttaattcacatCCTCACGTTTTTATGTTCCAGGTCACCAGAAATAGGCCATAGTTTCGTACTCAGACCAGATGATTTCATTTCAAGACTTGCCGGACACCAGAACTTCCAGGTCGTAAAATGCTAAGAGCTAGCCGCTAGCGCGAACTGGTTTGATGTTCCACATCGACAAAAAAACCCGTTGTACTCAAGACCAGGTTATTTTGAAACCAAGACTTGCCAGAACTGCCAGATATAATCTCTCGACCATAGTCCAGTTGTTAAATGCTAGGAGCTAGCTGGATAAGGCTAACCATTTCGATGTTCCACATCGCCAAAAAAAACGTTGTACTCAAGACCAGGTTATTTAAAACCAAGACTTGCCGGAACTGCCGGATATAATCTCTCGAccatagtccttttgtcaaatGCTAAGAGCTAGGCGCTAGCGCTAACCGTTTTGATGTTCCACATCGACAAAAAACCGTTGTACTCAAGACCAGGTTATTTGAAACCAAGACTTGCCAGAGCTCCCGGATATAATCTCTCGACCATGGTCCTGTCGTTAAATGCTAAGAGATAGTCGCTAATGCTAACCATTTTGATGTTCCACatcgacaaaaaaaaacctgttgtaCTCAAGACCAGGTTATTTGAAACCAAGTCTTGCCAGAGCTCCCGGATATAATCTCTCGACCATAGTCCTGTTGTTAAATGCTAAGAGCTAGCCGCTAATGCTAACCATTTTGATGTTCCACATcgacaaaaaaaacctgttgtACTCAAGACCAGGTTATTTGAAACCAAGACTTGCCAGATTTACCCCGTGGACTTTGTTAGCCCAGTTGTTAAATGCTAAGAGCTAGCCACTAATGCTAACCATTTTGATGTTCCACATcgacaaaaaaaacctgttgtACTCAAGACCAGGTTAATTGAAACCAAGACTTGCCAGATTTACCCTGTGGACTTTGTTAGCCCAGTTGTTAAATGCTAGGAGCTAGCTACAACTGCTAACTGTCGTTATGTTGCAGATCTGCAAGAAACGGCTAAATCTTGTACAATTTGGAACAAAGACTTTGACATTGTTAGTCCAGTCGCTAAATGCCGGGAGCTAGCTGCTAATGCTAATCACCTCGTTCCTTTGATTGTAGACATTTTGAACAACTTGAGACTGAGACCAGACAAAAACTTTCAGGAGTCCTAGACCAAGACCAAGACTTTGAGTAATCTAGACCTTCAGGGTTTTACCTTTCAGTTCTTTTCATTGGTTAGCGGGTTTGAATTATTGGGTTGGTGTGTTCTTGTTCAGAATGTTGTAAGGGATTGACATATGCAAGTTTAAAAGATGGCGCTAGATGCGGAGAAATGTTACCGCTTCACGAAAGAGATTATCCtttttttgttgggtttttttgtgttgtttttcacTGGGTAGAAGGGTGTTCAAGCTAGTGTTGCACTGATACTAGATGCGGAATTACAATTACGTTAATTAgaacgtacgtgtgtgtacttGGGTTTCTAACTGCCGATTGCCtcacccaagatggccaccagggACGCACGTCGTCGCCATTGAAAtaagttggtttttttttatttctggcGGAGTCAATGgtaaacaaaagtaaaaaagaagcCACTTTACTATTGATAACATCTCCGGTTGGAAATAAGCTAGTTATGACTTAATTTGAACGTCAATACGTTGACTTTAATGGTGACGTCACAATCAAGCCCCGAGacgccatgttggtaggggcgaccaaattatttttgcatgcaGTCTTTTGTATTAAATGTAcgtttatattttgtttttcttaaagtTATCAATACAATCTCGCACTCCGATTGGTCTAATAGATATCAGGAGGCTAAATATGGTATCAGTGCAACACTTAAAACAGCTCACGCTAATATGCAATGCTACTGTTatacatttcaaatataaaaaaacgtTCATAACACTGCGCCTAGCTGAAACTTTAAACGTCATACAGCAGGCTTATAAGATATTACCCCACTTTGTCGTTTTTCCTAAAGTTTAGCGTGTGTTTTTTCCATACTATAAAACGCCTCATTAGCGTGCTAACAACATGCTAGCGCGCTAGCACTAACAACTCGTAGAAGTACTCCTTTTACTTCCGTTTCTGTTTTAATAGCAACTTTCACTCCAGGTTCACGAGTTACTACATTatcatgcagtttttttaaaactatatttcctaaagaaaaaagccccaAAGCGTTTCCGTGgagtttataaataaatactattttGACTATTTGAGGACCCCCGGAAGCGAACCGCCTTTTATTTTGTACACCGTTTGAAAACAAGCCAAGTTGAATAAAGTGTgtggaaatgaatcattttttgttGACGAAATCTGAGACCGGAACGGATTTGTCCACGGGGAACCGTTTCTGGAGTGGCACCCTTCCCCCCTCAAGTGCCCCGGACTTGACACCCTCCCCTCGGCTACTCTTAAAATAGCTCCCCGCTCTTCCGCGAGGACTTAAGTGGAGCTCCGAGTAGAACTTAAATGTTCGCAACATTAATGGACGCCACGGAAAAATGGAGGCTTCCTCGCAGGTAAACAACTTCAATGTCATATTTTTACGTGTCTTTTGTGAAAAATGCCATAAATGTCTCGCTACCGCTATTTTAGGATTCATTTCAACTTGGAACTTCACAGGCACAGAAACAAGGTAAGCCCACCATAAGTACTACACTATGTCCAGAGTACTAATAATGACGTAGTACTCGTTTTTTTGTATATGCTAACACATTGctatgtgatttatttttagatgctAACACAACCGTCTACATGGATTTCATGAAGAATCACTGCTGTTATGACGCCATCCCAACTAGCTGCAAATTGGTCATATTTGATACCAAACTCCAAGTAAGTACCGTAcagtgccttgagatacgagctaaatgcCTTTTGGGACGccagctcgtatgtcaaatcaaaatttcccattataaagtaactaaatacaaattagctCATTCCCAAcctcttaaaaaaactaaaatagcatattacaatggaaaacatgtttttaattggtccaacaaagtaataaatggCTATCTAGTGGTtgtgatctgcaataaaatgtgacattattgtttACAGTACggcggtacctcgagatacgagcttactgagctcgtatgtcgatttactcgtaactcaaatgaacgtttcccatagaaatgaaccaaaaactaattaattcgttccaacccaatgaaaaaaaaaacttaaaataggatattacaatggaaaacatgTCTTTAATTGgtctaacaaagtaacaaacgGGTATCTAGTAGTTATGatatgcaataaaatgtgacattattgtttacagtactgtataggTACAgtatgtaacataacataaacgttgctttactttcaagtgCTGTAGATTCCGCTAACCATTTTAagagaagccccgccccctcatcatatatatgaataaagtgGACGTGTCGTATTCTCgtgcagtcgtacctctacttaagaaattaatgggtttttcgtaacttgaaaatttcgtaagtagaggtgtactttatatgtaaattctctaatggGTTCCACGGTCGTCACACAATTACCaagtaaaccctttaaaatgggtcaaagtgtcccaattttggatgaaaaatgtgaggaaacccacaaaaaaatgagataaaatgataaggaaatgatttattaatgttttaaaaataaattaagcaaatgaaaatgtgcactgtgccactgaaatatctccccCCAGGGCCCTTATAGAGTATAGAATGTAATATCCGTGTTTGTCCACCAGAGGGCGACacagcccgttctaccagggccgaaaaccgtccactttgtactacaagggtgtcagactcgggtacgttcgcgggctgcgttaatgtcaactcaatttcatgtgggccggcccattttagatataatatttagatttttttttataaatggattaaaagacctgaatattccgttttttatagatctaaaacaatgtttatttgagatttttttaatatatttttagattttacaaaacgatttttgaactaaatacacagaaaaaaatggattaaaaaatgacaattattgacttaaaagggggaaaatcatgaaatataatgtacatctatactcttcattttaatttcatcctaaaacagaaagtcagcactcatcattgactttcccgggccacacaaaatgatgcggcgggccacatttggcccccgggccgtcactttgacacaagtgttttagacttttacgtgtgtgtgaaaatatgtgccatatttgtagtttttaatcgcttgataaggggaattcaaaaataaaataacagataagaaaatgcatttacttttgggggattttgtaacttagaTATTTTTCGTAATTTATGTCACtcattttcatgtttaaaaatgtgtaaCCTGAAATGTTCGTAccaagaggcattcgtaagtagaggtatgattgtatgtccattttcttttcttcttctcttttatATAAAGGTGCAAAAGGCCTTTTTTGCACTGGTGGCCAACAGTTTGAGGGCGGCACCTTTGTGGGACAGCAAATTGAAGAGATTTGTGGGTAAGATAAGatatgaatatgaaaaaaaaaaacattaatattggAGTAAAAATAGAACATGTATGTATGCttgattgacaggtatgctgacCATTACAGATTTCATCAACATCGTCCATTGCTACTACAAATCGCCTCTGGTAAGATTCTTCAACTCCAAAGTGTTGTCGGGGGTGCCGTAATTGAGCTTATTTAAAGGTGCAGATGTATGAGTTGGAGAACCACAAGATTGAGACCTGGAGAGGTGAGTCAATCATCTGGAATTTTCGAATAAAAAACGCTTCGTAACATTTgagacaaaagacaaccaatCGGTCATACCAAGTTAGCCTAGCATTAGCCTTGCATTTGCATTAGCCTAGTATTTGCATTAGCCTAGCATTTGCATTAGCCTAGCATTTGCATTAGCCTAGCATTTGTATTAGCCTAGCATTTGCATTAGCCTAGCATTTGCATTAGCCTAGCATTTGCATTAGCCTAGCATTTGCATTAGCCTAGCATTTGCATTAGCCTAGCATTTGCATTAGCCTAGCATTTGCATTAGCCTAGCATTTGCATTAGCCTAGCATTTGCATTAGCCTAGCATTTGCATTAGCCTAGCATTTGCATTAGCCTAGCATTTGCACTTGCATTAGCCTAGCATTTGCATTAGCCTAGCATTTGCACTTGCATTAGCCTAGCATTTGCATTAGCCTAGCATTTGCATTAGCCTAGCATTTGCATTAGCCTAGCATTTGCATTAACCTAGCATTTGCATTAGCCTAGCATTAGCCTAgcattagcctagcattcatgttttttgggatgtgggaggaaaccggagttctgGTGGGAAATCCAAGGGAAGCCGGGgaaaacatgtaaactccacacggaGGGGGATTCCCCAGGGATCGGACCCGCGGCCCCAGAACGGCGAGGCGGACCCGCCAACCACTTGTGCACTGGACcgacactgtattttttttttcaaagagacGGACGGACATGTGGTGGCGCTTAACGAATGGTTTGTAGTTTGAAGGTTTTTCCTTGGGATGAAATGAGCTTTCTTGACTTGCTCGTAGACGTCTACTTGAAGTCTTCGCGTCCCTTCCTCATCAGCATTTCGCCCGAGGCCAGGTGAGGACACAATCCAAGCGACGACAACCCTTGCCGTCTTTTTGAGGTGTCCTCCCTCCGTCAGCATTTTCTTCATCTATCTTTTCTCTtcccttctcctccttcttccttcctccctccttttcttcgtcctcttcttcatcttcctcttcttcatctacatcttcctcctcttcttcatcttcctcttcttcatctacatcttcctcctcttcttcatcttcctcctcttcatcttcctccttttcctcttcctcttcttcatcttcctcttcttcctcttcatcttcatcttcctcttcttcatcttcttcttcatcttcttcctcttcttcatcttcttcctcttctccatcttcatcttcctcctcttcctccttttcatcttcctcatcttcatcttcctcatcttcttcctcatcctctttttcatcttcctcttcctcttcatcttcctcttcatcttcctcttcttcatcttcctcatcttcatcttcctccttttcctcttcttcatcttcctcttcctcctcttcctcttcctcctcttcctcctcttcctcttcttcctcttcttcctcttcctcttcttcctcttcttcctcttcttcctcttcttcctcttcttcctcttcttcctcttcttcctcttcttcctcttcttcctcttcttcctcctcttcctcctcttcctcctcttcatcatcttcctcctcttcctccttttcctcttcttcctcctctccaTCTTCTCcatcctcatcttcctcctttttctcTTCTTCACCTTCCTTGTCTTCCTCTTCTCCatcttcctcatcttcatcttcctccttttcctcttcctcctcttcctcatcttcctcatTTTCCTCTTCTTCCCCTTCCTCgtcttccttcctccctccttttcttcgtcctcttcttcatcttcctcttcttcatctacatcttcctcctcttcttcatcttcctcctcttcatcttcctccttttcctcttcctcttcttcatcttcctcttcatcttcatcttcctcttcttcatcttcttcttcatcttcttcctcttcttcatcttcttcctcttctccatcttcctcatcttcatcttcctcatcttcttcctcatcctctttttcatcttcctcttcctcttcatcttcctcttcatcttcctcttcttcatcttcctcatcttcatcttcctccttttcctcttcttcaccttcctcctcttcctcttcttcatcttcctcttcctcctcttcctcttcctcctcttcctcctcttcctcttcttcctcttcctcttcttcctcttcctcttcttcctcttcttcctcttcttcctcttcttcctcttcttcctcttcttcctcctcttcctcctcttcatcatcttcctcctcttcctccttttcctcttcttcctcctctccaTCTTCTCcatcctcatcttcctcctttttctcTTCTTCACCTTCCTTGTCTTCCTCTTCTCCatcttcctcatcttcatcttcctccttttcctcttcctcctcttcctcatcttcctcatTTTCCTCTTCTTCCCCTTCCTCgtcttccttcctccctccttttcttcgtcctcttcttcatcttcctcttcttcatctacatcttcctcctcttcttcatcttcctcctcttcatcttcctccttttcctcttcctcttcttcatcttcctcttcatcttcatcttcctcttcttcatcttcttcttcatcttcttcctcttcttcatcttcttcctcttctccatcttcatcttcctcctcttcctccttttcatcttcctcatcttcatcttcctcatcttcttcctcatcctctttttcatcttcctcttcctcttcatcttcctcttcatcttcctcttcttcatcttcctcatcttcatcttcctccttttcctcttcttcaccttcctcctcttcctcttcttcatcttcctcttcctcctcttcctcttcttcctcttcctcctcttcctcttcttcctcttcctcttcttcctcttcctcttcttcctcttcttcctcttcttcctcttcttcctcttcttcctcttcttcctcttcttcctcctcttcctcctcttcatcatcttcctcctcttcctccttttcctcttcttcctcctctccaTCTTCTCcatcctcatcttcctcctttttctcTTCTTCACCTTCCTTGTCTTCCTCTTCTCCatcttcctcatcttcatcttcctccttttcctcttcctcctcttcctcatcttcctcatTTTCCTCTTCTTCCCCTTCCTCgtcttccttcctccctccttttcttcgtcctcttcttcatcttcctcttcttcatctacatcttcctcctcttcttcatcttcctcctcttcatcttcctccttttcctcttcctcttcttcatcttcctcttcatcttcctcttcttcatcttcttcttcatcttcttcctcttcttcatcttcttcctcttctccatcttcatcttcctcctcttcctccttttcatcttcctcatcttcatcttcctcatcttcttcctcatcctctttttcatcttcctcttcctcttcatcttcctcttcatcttcctcttcttcatcttcctcatcttcaccttcctcctcttcctcttcttcatcttcctcttcctcctcttcctcttcttcctcttcctcctcttcctcttcttcctcttcctcttcttcctcttcttcctcttcctcttcttcctcttcttcctcttcttcctcttcttcctcttcttcctcctcttcctcctcttcctcctcttcatcatcttcctcctcttcctcct includes the following:
- the cnppd1 gene encoding protein CNPPD1, giving the protein MTSRSKAGCVLAKREVSSGYAVAFSPQRRQMVTLESNKDMDFDFLFNDTAIQFSDFREFTFVPGRQRLSQRVRKRLYYGLDHDVSLQVLSSPVTDIAVEFFQKSAPSPIRKLHKKYAVQVSREACISPCAMMLALVYIERLRNRNPEYLQKISSSDLFLISMMVASKYLYDEGEEEEVFNDEWGAAGKLDVETVNKLEMDFLSAIDWSLFTGAHDFSEALGRLESSVARREGTMRGWFTYTDICVLLEQAAWTDALVDVYQHLIKVFCMLGFLYLTGMAGVIATGGVLHQLSLSPSNRNPLASPDQVAPSLLDVTAPSNETLDCHADLAAPYEPRQTPSLHPNTTISRLWATRLASLGSGLKETTLESPDNWSTPFCRGVIANKSAVFARHGSWLASF